A window of Halichoerus grypus chromosome 15, mHalGry1.hap1.1, whole genome shotgun sequence genomic DNA:
CTCCCAGGTTCCTCTTCCCCGGTGACCTGCCGCCCTCTAGGGTGATTGGGGCCAGGGTGGGAGGCAGAAGCTAACCCCCTACCCCCTCATTAcccagaaagaaaacccaaagccCATGTCGCTGTGGGAATTCTGTGAGATGGGAAGAAAAGCCTGGAAGGATGTCTGCCCCTACTGACTAGTCTTCCCCCAATTCCCTTTTATTTCAATGAATGAAATGCCCTCAGTCGATGAGAAGGGCCTGAATGGAAACTGGAAAGGGAACCCAGAGGACCCACGCAAATCCTAGAACCATAGTTTAACCTCAGCCCCGACCTCAGCTCTACCCCTTCTATACCCCCTCTGGCCTGGTCCCTAACTTCGGTTGATCCCTGTCCTCATTTTCCCCTCAGATACTCAGCCGTGCCTTTGCTGCTGCTGGGGCCAGCTTTGAATCCCATAACAAACCTCCCCTTCCTGACTCCTTCCCAGTGAAGCCTGCCGTCTGAGTCAGAGCTCATTCCTCTACCGTGCACACTTTCTGTGGAGTCCCTTCCTCCTCACCCACCCATCCCTGGGTCCCCTGCCTGCGGCCCTTGTGGCTATCAGCTTCCAGGTCTGGGCCAGTCCTCCAGATGGTGTCCCAAAGACTCCTCATGGAGATTGGAGAGTGGGGAACTGAGGCAGGCAGGGGTCAGCCTTCTCCTATTGCCCAAGCCCCTCGTTGGTGCCTGGCCCACTGTGAATGGCACCCCTTGCCTCCCCCTGGCCTCCAGTATTTGTTGCCTCTACAGAAATGTTCCCTCTACAGAAATCCTCCTGGAGACCTCCTCCGATGGGGCAGTgtggggggaagagaaagaacccTGACCTGTGATTGGCCAGACTTGCTCACTAGCCACCTGACCTTGGCAAATCCCCTTAAAACCTCACTTCTATCTCCTTATCTGAGAATCAGGGAGTCAGCATCCTCACCCTGACTACCTCAGAGGcttgttatgaaaattaaacagaatagGGCTTATCTCCCAAAGCCATTCCTCATGCTTACTCTGATGCTCTGGGTTTTCTCAACACTCACTCTGTTTGCACTGCACAAGATCTTGACTCAGTAATCATTTCCTGTTCCCCAGGAGAGGCTTCATGTTCCTCTCTTTACACCTCCTCAACTAGGAGGGCAGCTCCCTGAAGTGCAAAGGTTCTCACTGTCTGATCTAGGGCTTTGCGGACAAGATGGTTTGATCCATCTGACCAGCTGAGCACCAGCTCCTTTGTaaggagatggagaggaagaaagggaacgTGATCATAGAGCTCCCCAAGCTTCTTTCACTGAATGAAGGCCACATGGACTACCCAAATGTCCCAAGGGCTtaacctctccctcccccagccccttctccccaTTTACCCACCCCTGTTCACCTACATTCAGCAGCTGGTTGGCCTCCTTGCCGGCTTGGTTGACCCCATTATGAACATTCTGCTGCAACCTGTCCACCTCCTTCCCGGCCTGGCCAGCAGCATGGTGGACACCTTGACCAAGTTTCTCCGCTTCCCTTCCAGCCTGGCCAGCAGCGTGGTTGACCCCTTGGCCAaatttttctgcctccttcccgGCCTGGTTGACCCCATCATGGACCCCTTGGACCACTTTGTCTGCCTCCTTTCCAGCCTGTTCAACGGCATGGTGAACTCCCTGGCCAAAGTGCTCCACCTCCTTCCCAGCCTGGTTGACCCCAGGATGGATCCCTTGGACTATtttgtctccctcttccccagcctcccctgcagcaTAATGAACATCATGGCCAAACTTCTCCACCTCCTTCCCAGCCTGGTTAACCCCATGATGGACCCCttggattattttttctccctctttcccaacCTGCCCACCAGCATGGTGGATCCCCTGGCCAAACTTCTCCACCTCCTTCCCAGCCTGGTTAACCCCATGATGGATCCCCTGGCCAAACTTCTCTACCTCCTTCCCAGCCTGGTTAACCCCGTGATGGATCCCCTGGCCAAACTTCTCCGCCTCCTTCCCAGCCTGGTTAACCCCATGATGGATCCCCTGACCAAATTTCTCTGCCTCGTTCCCAGCCTGGTTAACCCCATGATGGCCCCCATGGCCGAACTTCTCTGCCTCATTCCCAGCCTGCCCAGTAGCATGGTGGATCCCCTGACCAAACTTCTCCACCTCCTTCCCAGCCTGGTTAACCCCATGATGGACTCCCTGACCAAACTTCTCTGCTTCGTTCCCAACCTGCCCCGCAGCATCGTGGACCCCCTGGCCAAACCTCCCCGCCTCGTTCCCAGCCTGGTTAACCCCATGATGGATCCCCTGACCAAACTTCTCCGCCTCCTTCCCAGCCTGGTTAGCCCCATGATGGACCCCCTGACCAAACTTCTCTGCTTCGTTCCCAACCTGTCCCGCAGCATCGTGGACCCCCTGGCCAAACCTCCCCGCCTCGTTCCCAGCCTGCCCGGCAGCATGGTGGACCCCATGGCCAAACCTCCCTGCCTCACTTCCCACCTGGTTGACCCCATGATGAACCCCCTGAATCACTTTGTCTGCCTCCTTCCCAACCTGTCCAGCAGCGCTGTTGACCCCATGAgaaaatttctctgtctcctttcctgCTTGTCCGATGCCACTGTTGATCCCATGGGCTACCTTGTCCAAGCCGTTGTTGAGCCCCTGGACGTCTTTGTCCAGTTCCTTGCCGGCCTGGCTCCCCATGTGGCTAAGTCCATTAAAAACTTTTTCCACTTCCCTTCCAGCGTGAGTGATTCCATTATTGATGCCTTCCAGGGCCTTGCCCACCTCTCTCTCTGCATTGCTCAGCCCTCGGTTGATTCCTTCAATGACCTTCTCAATGGGGTCATCATTGGCCGCCCATCCAGGAAGGGCCCCCAATAGCAATAGGAGGGAGCAGGAGCTAACCAAACTGGCAAGGTGCATGTTGTTGGAAGggtggggaggatgcagagaggAGCCAGGGAAGCAAAGCTGCTATTTATACtctacctccctctctcttctccaccccTCATGACTCAGTTACCCCTGTGAGGCACTGACTTGGTCCCCAGTCAGGGACGTATTTCCCAGGGAACTTGAATTGAGcaatgaagaggaggaggaagaggtgagTCATGAATGGAGAACACTCACGTGGCATCTTTGCTCCTTGCCCAGCTCAGGCCCTCCACCCCAAAGCCCAGATGTCTGCCCTTCCAACCACCTCCTCTTTTCATTCCTCACCCACTATCCAGGCCTCCTCTCTCCCAACCTCACCTTCAATCACCCCCATCCCCAGGACCCAGGCCTAGTTCTTCACTCCTCTCAGGGGATCGAAGgatccagtttccccagcagcAAGAGTCTAGGAAGATGGGAGGCTCAGTCAGGGGGGAGGAGAGCACTCTTGGGGAGTTGAGGGAGTCATCAGAGACTCACTGTTCAAGTTGACATCAATAGAACTCACTGTTCTCGTTGACACCCCCCTACGCTTACTACATCCCAGCCCCACAGGTCTTCTCCCGGGTCCTCAGATATACCGGGCTCATTCCCGCCTCatggcctttgcacatgctgtcctctctgcctggaaagcAGAACTCACATCTTCACATGGTGGGTTCTTTCTTAGTCTGTTCTTGGTTCAAAtgtcaccacaaaaaaaaaaacaaaacaaaacaccatcaCTGGCCATCTCTCAGTTATCCTGGGTGTTAtcatccttttgtttttataagcacTTACCACGATCCGAAATTATCTTTTATACTGTCTGCCTCACCTATCGGATTGTAAACTTCCAGAGGACAGGGCTTTTGTGTTggtcactgctgtatccccaatTTTTAGAACATTGCCTGgggttcagtaaatatttatagattgaACAAATGGATGGATTTAAAGAAGCACTCCAAAAAGGTATGTGATGTAAGTACACATAGTATGCTTGCTAAGGGAAGCCCAGGGAAGACAGGCCAAGCCTGGGTCTCAGAGAGTGCTGcagagaagggtgcctgggtcCCCAGAGCAGCCTGGGGCCCCTCGGGGAGGCTTATAGATTTTGGAGCCGGGACCTTGGCCTCCTGCTTCCCAGCCCTTGGGCAAGGGCAGAGGACCGATTGCCATGAGCTGGGACAGGACGCAGTGTCTCCTGAAAAGCCGGTTGGGGCAGCCACGGGGAGGGGCTGAAGACCTGGGGCAGCGGGAGACTGTCAGCCAGAACCTGGGCTGGAGGCCAGGGgctcatccttccttccttcctccccctgggGCCTCCTCGGTCCCAACCTAAAGCCCCAAGCATTGACATGGTGGCATGGGTTGGAGGGGAACGGCTGGGAGTCTACCCTGGGCATGAAGAGGGTCATCAGAAGGAAGGACAGGTGGTGGCTGGGAGGTCTGTGGCAGCGTAGCTATCTGGGGCTAGAAGCAGGCCAAGACCAGAAGAACAAGAGCCAGTGGGTGGGTAAGTTGGGTGCAGGGGTGAAAGATATTTGGGTTTGGGTGccaaagggagagacagagagggggtggaggtgggattgCAGGTGGGAAGGAATGTGTAGGGTGTGAGCCAGCGGGGGTGACAGAGGTATGTGTGTGGGTGCTCGGGTGTGGTGAGAATCTGCATGTGTTTTCAGGCTTTGCTCAAACGAGGGTGACCAGGCCCACTCCCGTCAGAAGACCCACACTTCCACTCCAGGTCCTGGACACCCAGGCCCAGAGACCCAGGAGCTTCTGCCATTTCTAGGCACTGCCTATAGAGGGTGACTAATCACGCCACCTCTCCAAGCTTGAGCTCATTAAATCTGTTTCCCAGTTTCACGCTCCAGGGACAAAGCCAAATCCCTGGGCAACCTCAGGTGTGGCTCTCCTGCCCTTGTCCAGTGCCTAAATGAGGGAGTTTCCCATGCTAGGGGattgcagggtggggaggggtgggtggtgaTCTGCAGAATCCTAATCCATCCTGAGATGGAGAGGTGGGGTTTCTCCTTTTGAAATGTACTCCCATCTTCTCTTTCCACCCCTCTCTCGGCCCATCCCGCCGTCTTCTGTCAGCCGGGCCCGGGTCCCTCTCGATCCAATTCCCATTTGCCACTAATTGATTCAGGACTTTGGCATCTGTCCCCATAAGAGATTGGCCTGGAGTTGTCCTTTCTTTGCCGCCCTCCCCTGGTTTGGGTAATGTGAGCCTGCTGCCTTTCCAGAGCGAGTAGAGGAGGTTTCCGTGGCCCAGCGTCAGGGCCCTCCCACAGAGCACTCCCAGGAAGTGTGCTGGCCAGCCCACGGGGCCTCGGAGCACGTGCCCTGCCCAGAACCCCTCCGCGTGAGAACTGCCacccggcttccccactctggaTAGGATCCGCACCAGTTCCCGATGCTTTTTGGCAGATCCTGCCCATAAAGTCATCTGGATCTGAATCAGCCTTGGGGAGGATAGATCTTAACTCCAGTTCTTCTCTTGTTATTGGCCTACTCAGATTTGCCATTTCTGTTTGCACCGGGGTTGctcctttatattttctaagaaaGTTTTTAATTGCGTCTAGCTTTTCACATCTATTATTGTAAAGTTGTACAAAATTGACCCCTTTTTAGTCCTGGTTTTATTTGTGTGCTCTTCCACGCCccgcctccccccaacccccatcatATGTGTTAAGTTTCTCCCCCTTTGTTTAATTAATACCTGCATTTTGGTCTTGGGCCATTGAAATTCCCCATCTGTACACCGATTTATTTTCAGTTCCACCTCTCTGGACCATCCAAGCAGGAGAGCCTCACCCTCACCCTGTCCCATTGTGGGTGCTTGGTGAACTGAGTTCCCGTGAAGACTTAGGGAAGGAAGAGGTTATGTCATTCTGCCCCTTCTTGCTTCCACACCTCTGTCCGGGATGATGACTCCTTCCTGGCCCAAACCCCCACACCCCCTAAATCTTGGTCACAGCTGTGTGTCAGCCAGCCCTGCAGGTGAAGGCGCCTATCTGTGTATCACAGCTGTGCAaatgagcccccacccccagtgcgTTAGAGGAAAGAGCCATCTGTCCTGTTCTTCCCCAGAAgctgctttgtgccaggcacagttccaGGTGGCAGCAGAGGCCCCGTGCTGAACAATGGGACACAATGAGCATGTAAATCAATAAGTAGATCATGACAAACTACATGAAAAGCCACAAGGAGAAGAACAGGATGCAGTGAGAGGATCTGGCTTGGAGGTCAGTTAAATTTAAGATTGGGAGTCAGAAGACATGGGAGGCGGCGATATTTCTATACGCATTCTGGCGTCTGAGTGAGCACCTGCAGGCGCCAAACCTTCTAGTCACCGGGATACAAAAGTGAAGGTAGACAAGCACTCTGCCCTCCGAGAGCTTACAGTCTGGTGGGCAGAGCCAACTGGCAAGAAAACGAATAAACAGgatgattttgagagagagacatatgctgtgaggaaaacaaaaactgtagAGAGGGTAGCCATAGAGTAGCTTTGCACATAGGAGCATCTAACCCAGGAAGGGAAGTCAGAGGAGGCTTCTGGAAGATGAGCAGATTGAGGGGGTGAAGGCCATGGCGACGgtgatggaggaaggagagaactTTACATGGGGAGTTA
This region includes:
- the SBSN gene encoding suprabasin isoform X1, whose protein sequence is MHLASLVSSCSLLLLLGALPGWAANDDPIEKVIEGINRGLSNAEREVGKALEGINNGITHAGREVEKVFNGLSHMGSQAGKELDKDVQGLNNGLDKVAHGINSGIGQAGKETEKFSHGVNSAAGQVGKEADKVIQGVHHGVNQAGKEADKVVQGVHDGVNQAGKEAEKFGQGVNHAAGQAGREAEKLGQGVHHAAGQAGKEVDRLQQNVHNGVNQAGKEANQLLNGTHPGVSTGQHGGGTTTTVTSGASVNKPFINIPALWKANASWQNRPPEASEGGALLKPSPPCAHRFSSASFRFPPYLNPL
- the SBSN gene encoding suprabasin isoform X3: MHLASLVSSCSLLLLLGALPGWAANDDPIEKVIEGINRGLSNAEREVGKALEGINNGITHAGREVEKVFNGLSHMGSQAGKELDKDVQGLNNGLDKVAHGINSGIGQAGKETEKFSHGVNSAAGQVGKEADKVIQGVHHGVNQAGKEADKVVQGVHDGVNQAGKEAEKFGQGVNHAAGQAGREAEKLGQGVHHAAGQAGKEVDRLQQNVHNGVNQAGKEANQLLNGTHPGVSTGQHGGGTTTTVTSGASVNKPFINIPALWKSVANIIP
- the SBSN gene encoding suprabasin isoform X5, with the translated sequence MHLASLVSSCSLLLLLGALPGWAANDDPIEKVIEGINRGLSNAEREVGKALEGINNGITHAGREVEKVFNGLSHMGSQAGKELDKDVQGLNNGLDKVAHGINSGIGQAGKETEKFSHGVNSAAGQVGKEADKVIQGVHHGVNQGTHPGVSTGQHGGGTTTTVTSGASVNKPFINIPALWKANASWQNRPPEASEGGALLKPSPPCAHRFSSASFRFPPYLNPL
- the SBSN gene encoding suprabasin isoform X2; this encodes MHLASLVSSCSLLLLLGALPGWAANDDPIEKVIEGINRGLSNAEREVGKALEGINNGITHAGREVEKVFNGLSHMGSQAGKELDKDVQGLNNGLDKVAHGINSGIGQAGKETEKFSHGVNSAAGQAGKEADKVVQGVHDGVNQAGKEAEKFGQGVNHAAGQAGREAEKLGQGVHHAAGQAGKEVDRLQQNVHNGVNQAGKEANQLLNGTHPGVSTGQHGGGTTTTVTSGASVNKPFINIPALWKANASWQNRPPEASEGGALLKPSPPCAHRFSSASFRFPPYLNPL
- the SBSN gene encoding suprabasin isoform X4, whose product is MHLASLVSSCSLLLLLGALPGWAANDDPIEKVIEGINRGLSNAEREVGKALEGINNGITHAGREVEKVFNGLSHMGSQAGKELDKDVQGLNNGLDKAGKEADKVVQGVHDGVNQAGKEAEKFGQGVNHAAGQAGREAEKLGQGVHHAAGQAGKEVDRLQQNVHNGVNQAGKEANQLLNGTHPGVSTGQHGGGTTTTVTSGASVNKPFINIPALWKANASWQNRPPEASEGGALLKPSPPCAHRFSSASFRFPPYLNPL